The sequence below is a genomic window from Planctomycetota bacterium.
GAGGCCCTCCCGATGGACGACCGGTTCACCATGTGCAACATGGCGATCGAGGCCGGGGCGAAGAACGGCATCATCGCGCCCGACGCGGTCACGCGCGCCTACGTCGAAGGCCGCCTCGAACGCGAGGCCCGCTATTACGCGAGCGACGCCGATGCCGCGTATGCCGTCTCCTTCGAGTGGGACGTGACGGGTGTCGGCCCGCTCGTCGCGTGCCCGAATCTGCCCGAGAACGTCAAGCCCGTCGGGGACCTCAAGGACGTTCGGGTGGACCAGGTGGTGATCGGCTCGTGCACGAACGGGCGCCTGTCGGACCTGGCGGTCGCCGCGCGCATCCTCAAAGGCCGCAAGGTGGCCGACGGCGTCCGCTGCCTCGTTTTCCCCGCGACGCCGACCATCGAGCGCGAGGCGCTTCGGGCCGGGTATCTGGAGATCTTCCTCGAGGCCGGCGCGGTCGTCTCGCCGCCGACCTGCGGGCCGTGCCTCGGCGGCCACATGGGCGTCCTCGCGGAAGGCGAGGTCGCCCTCGCGACCACCAATCGCAACTTCACCGGCCGAATGGGCCACCCGAAGAGCGAGGTGTACCTGTCGAACCCGGCGGTGGCGGCCGCCAGCGCCGTCCTCGGGCGCATCGCGCACCCGGACGAGGTCGCCGGCTGAGAGTCGCCTCTTGCCGGCCGGGCCTAAGAGGAGACGCTTGGCATGTTCAACCACGGCGAACCCTTGAACCGTTTGCGCGCCCCTTGCGCCGAGCGGAAAGAGGAATCGCCGGGAGGCTGAGTTATAATAGAGAAGAAGAGTCGGCCACCGCGCCGGAAAGGAGACAAGCCATGGACGTCGCCAAGTTTCTGAAGCGAGAGAAGGTCAAGTTTCAGTTGCGCCACCACCCCGCGCGGTACACCGCTCAGGAGGTGGCGGCCGCCGAGCACATCACCGGCGAAGAGGTCGCCAAGGT
It includes:
- the leuC gene encoding 3-isopropylmalate dehydratase large subunit, with the protein product MPMTITEKIIAAHAGRDAVRPGEFVYADVDIALGNDITAPIAIERLAEAGIERVWDRERVALVPDHFTPNKDIASAQQAKVLRDFARRHRLTHYWEVGQVGIEHALLPEQGVVGPGDLVIGADSHTCTYGALGAFATGVGSTDLAAAMATGKVWLRVPESLRFVFTGKRGPWVSGKDLILYTIGEIGVSGAMYRAMEFAGPVIEALPMDDRFTMCNMAIEAGAKNGIIAPDAVTRAYVEGRLEREARYYASDADAAYAVSFEWDVTGVGPLVACPNLPENVKPVGDLKDVRVDQVVIGSCTNGRLSDLAVAARILKGRKVADGVRCLVFPATPTIEREALRAGYLEIFLEAGAVVSPPTCGPCLGGHMGVLAEGEVALATTNRNFTGRMGHPKSEVYLSNPAVAAASAVLGRIAHPDEVAG